A genomic stretch from Solanum stenotomum isolate F172 chromosome 8, ASM1918654v1, whole genome shotgun sequence includes:
- the LOC125874381 gene encoding WUSCHEL-related homeobox 2 → MSDNNMSSSVDMLTSGGTPVGCRWNPTKEQIDLLESLYKQGIRTPSAEQIQQITGRLRAFGHIEGKNVFYWFQNHKARQRQKQKQDKFAYYNRFLHRTSVFPPPNCPNVVCSPYYTAQNNLGFYQQYPAVPSMIIPGPGGFKRRATCNQETLNLCEQNSSPNANKEFINQETLNLFPLHPTGVLQEKTTASSSSSSSTCVPHDHQSSITTSNSVEANCFTDLGIGASDRPNPVFNFLCRN, encoded by the exons atgagTGATAATAATATGAGTAGTAGTGTGGATATGTTAACATCTGGTGGAACTCCAGTAGGATGTAGATGGAATCCAACAAAGGAACAAATTGATTTGCTTGAGAGTTTATATAAGCAAGGGATAAGGACACCAAGTGCTGAGCAAATACAACAAATTACTGGGAGGTTAAGGGCTTTTGGTCACATTGAGGGCAAAAATGTCTTTTATTGGTTTCAAAATCATAAAGCAAGGCAACGCCAGAAACAGAAGCAAGATAAATTTGCTTATTACAATCGATTTCTTCATCGGACTTCTGTTTTTCCTCCACCTAATTGCCCAAATG TTGTTTGCAGCCCTTATTACACAGCACAAAACAATCTAGGGTTTTATCAGCAGTATCCAGCAGTTCCTAGTATGATCATCCCTGGACCAGGTGGTTTCAAAAGAAGAGCAACTTGTAATCAAGAAACTTTGAATCTTTGTGAACAAAACAGCAGCCCAAATGCAAATAAGGAGTTTATAAATCAAGAAACTTTGAATCTTTTTCCACTACACCCAACTGGGGTTTTACAAGAAAAGACTacagcttcttcttcttcgtcgtCATCTACTTGTGTTCCTCATGATCACCAATCCAGTATTACTACTTCAAATTCAGTGGAAGCGAACTGTTTTACTGATCTTGGAATTGGTGCTTCTGATAGACCTAATCCAGTCTTTAACTTTCTATGTCGAAATTAA